The sequence GCGGTCATCTCCGTCAAAATCCCGCAACCACAGTTTGAGGGGCAGACCAAAGGCAAGCTCAATTCGGATGTCAAAGGCCCGGTGGATTCGTTCATCTACGAAAAGCTGAGCCAGTATTTTGAAGAGCATCCGGCGGTCGCCAAAGCCATCGTCGGCAAAGCGGTCGAAGCCGCCCGTGGACGCGAAGCCGCTCGCAAGGCCCGCGAGATTGTGCGCAAGGGCGCGCTCAGCGGCAGCGGCTTGCCCGGCAAATTGGCCGATTGCGCGGAGAAGGACCCGGCGCAGTGCGAGATTTATATTGTCGAGGGTGATTCGGCAGGCGGTTCGGCCAAACAGGGACGTGACCGCAAGACGCAAGCGATCCTGCCGCTCAAAGGCAAAATCCTGAATGTCGAACGGGCGCGTTTCGACAAGATGCTGGGCCACGGTGAAATCAAAGCACTCATCACCGCGCTCGGCACCGGCATCGGCAAGGATGATTTCAACGTGAATAACCTGCGTTACCACAAGATCATTCTGATGACGGACGCCGACGTGGACGGTTCGCACATCCGCACGCTGCTGTTGACCTTCTTCTACCGCCAGATGCCGCAGTTGCTGGAACACAAGGTTGAGACGGTGGACGAGAACGGCGAGAAGCAGACCGAGACGCGTGGTTACATTTACATCGCGCAGCCGCCGCTCTACAAAATCAAAAAGGGCAAGACCGAGCGTTATATCAAAGACGACCGCGAGATGAACCGCTACCTGATGCGCAAGGCGACCGAAGACGTGCGCGTCACGATCAAACAAACCGGCGAGACCATCGAAGGCCGCGACCTGACGACACTGCTCGAGAAGATGGTCGAGTTCAGTGGTTACTATCACAAACTATCTCGCCGGTTGCATGACCGCCGCATCGTGGAGGCACTGCTTGAGACGATGAGCGGCAAGGATGGCCTGATGCAAGAGCGGCGCAAACTGCACGATGTCTTCGCCTCGGAAGAACTGCTGGGCCGGGTCGAGGCCGCGATTGCCGCCGCCGGGTTTGATACTGAATTGACTTCGGATGAAGAGCACGGGCTGTCGAGTATCGAGATCAGATACGAGAACTCCACCACGACCGCCCAGATCAACTGGGATTTGGCGACGCTGGTCGAATTCCAGCGCTCAGTTGAGTTGTACAAACAACTCGCGCAACTACATCAACCGCCCTTCATCATCAAAGAGGGCGCGACTGAAACCGAAGTCGAGTCGCGCGACGACTTGCTCAATCATGTGCTCGCGGCGGCCAAGAAAGACCTGCACATTCAACGGTACAAAGGGCTGGGCGAAATGAACCCTGAACAGCTTTGGGAAACGACGATGGACCCGGAAAAGCGCACGCTCTTGCAGGTGCGGATTGATGACGCGGTCGAGACCGATCAAATCTTCACCGTCCTGATGGGCGATCAGGTCGAACCGCGCCGCCGCTTTATCGAAGACAATGCACTGGACGTGAAGAACCTCGACGTCTAGGTCGTGATACGACGCAGCCGATGGCAAACCAAGCCAATCGGCTGCGACGCGTGGCATTTAGTGAACCCAACCCAGCGTTTTAACTGCTTGGCTTTCCCTGAATAAACCAACGGCGCAATACATCCAACACTTGCTTCCGCAGCTTTTGCGTACCTGCGCGCACTTCAGCCAATTCCTCCAAGCGGGTTTGCCCCTTCTCCAATCTGGCTTTCAATTCAGTCAACAACCGCTGGCAATCTTTTTCCGACGCGGGGACGACTATCTCACCACGTAAACCCACCTGAGCGATGGCAAAAAGCAATTCGGCTTCGGCGCGGGTGTCGCATACCAGATGCGCTTTGCCTTTCTTGCCGAAGTAAAGCGTCGTGGCTTCAAAGAAGTTGGCAGCGTCTGGCAGTTGAGCGTCGCCTTCTGGTAATTCGCGCGCTTTGGCGGAGCGGCTTTGCGCCACCAGCCATTCGTGCAGCGGCTGTTGCCAGTGGGCTTCGAGTTCTGTCCAGGCGTCTTGCGCCAGTTGATTGGCGGAGACTGCCGTGCGGTTGCTCTGGCGGCGTTGCTCCATCTTTTGCACTTCGACAATGCGAATGGCGCGGAAGTGCAGCGCGACTTCACGGTAAAGCCGGTCAATCAAGGCGGCGCGCTCCTGCGCGTCGGTGACGCCCAGCAATTCAAAGACAGCATCGTCTAACGCGCGGCGGTCGGCTTGCTGCAATTCGCGCGGCAAGCCCAGCGGCAGCTTGGCGGCTTCGCGCACCTCTTCGGCAGTGTGGCATTGCAGAAAGGCTTCTTCGACCAGATGCGTAACTTCGCGTTGCTACAGGGCGGCGAATGCGGTTTCGAGCCGTTGCAGTAGGGCTTCAGTGATGTGGCGTGGGTCGGGGATTTCGATCAGCACGGTATCCACGACTTCGGTCTTGAGATTGCCTTCTGTACCTGCGTAACGCCCAAAGAAACATTTGATCAAAGCGATCAATGTTGAATTGAGCAGTGGCATCAAGGCGCGCGTTGCCAGCGACGAACCAAGCAATGAATGCAAATCGTAGAGATTGCAGTTGCAATTCAGGCTGTAAGTATTTGCTGGAATGATGTGCCGATACTGTTGCGACTTCGGCCAGAAACCAATACCAGTCTCAATTCCGGTTAAGTCGTACCAACGCGGACGGCCAGCGCATGTCGCGCGCTGCGGCACAGGCACGCTTTTGGATTTCTTGGAAGCAAAGGTTTCCTTGCTGCCCCAGATAATGAACTTGTATGCGAGGGTTCCTTTGATCTCCTTCAATTCCTGATTGACCCACAGTACGACGCGATTGAGTTGTTCGGGGGTAACAACCGGACGATCAACCTGCATCAGGCTGTGAACTTCTGGTTTAACGAAGTGGGCTTCGATGGGATGCAACGTATTGTCGCCACATCTGACAATGACCAATTCGCCGCTGGCGACAGCGGCGCGACTACAACGATGCATCAGTGGCAAGATCTTCCATTCCGCTTCGGTCTGATATTTCGCCAACAACTCTGCCGAGACGTTGCGCGGCATAAAGAAAGCATCACAGCCGCTCGTGATGCCGCGTTTGATCGTGGCGACATCGCCCAGTCGCGTGAAGCGCGCGCCAAAGCGCCGCATCACGTCGAAGTAAAAATCCGGCGCGCGCAAATAGCGCCCCCACTTGCCGCCGCCGTATTCGCTTTGGTTCGTAGGCAGCGCCACCTGACCGGTTTCGCGTGCGGGGACGTCATCGGTTTCTTCAAAGTCCTCTTCGTCTTCTGCCCCCGCTGTTGTCTGCTGTGCGGCGACGAGCACCTTTTGCCGGGCGAACATTTGCGCGACTGAAAGCCCTTCTTGCCAGAGTTCGCTTTGCGCGCGCTGCATGATGCGCCAGTCGTCAGTGCTTTGGTCGCTCCTGGCTTTGAGCATCAAATCGCGCAGCCGTTCTGCCGCAGCTTGCCGCAAAGGTTCCGCGCCTTCTTCGCGGCTGCCGCGCGCGCCGAGAATTTCTTTGAGCGGACGTTTGAGCCGCACGAAGCGTGTCAGGTTGGCGTTGCGTGCGGCTTCGTCATCGCAACGTTGCAGGATGACGGCGACGGTTTTGACGCGCGCGTCTTCGAACCACGGCTCGTCTACGCTCTCGATCAAAGCGACCAGCTTGAAGTAGCGCAGAATCCATTCCTGCAATGCAAACCCGTAGCGCGCATCAAGCCAACTCGATGAAACGAGAAAGCCGAACCAACCGTCCGCTTTCAAAAAACGCGCTGCCGCAGGCCAGAAATAAACGTGCAAGTCTGATTGTTTCGACAAGCCGATGCCCGGCCAGGCGCGTGTGACCAGTTCATACAAATGCTCTTTGGTTTGATCGCGGATGACGCCTTTAGCGGCTTTGGGAATTTCTTCGTGCCGCACGTAAGGCGGATTACCGACTACGGCATCGAGTGCGGGCAGCACAACGTCATAACGTTCCAGCTTGCCGCCGAGGGCGTGGCGCGGCAATTCACAAAACATCTTGTTTGGCTCGACAGTGAAGAAGTTGCGCCGGGCGATGCGCGGGTAATTCTCTTCGTTCGAGATGTTGCGCGCCGCCAGATTGAGCGTCGCCAGATGCGCCGGAAAAGGATTAATGTCGCATCCATACAAGCCGCTGAGCAATTCCTGATTGGTCAGCCGTTTGTCGAGTTGATGTTTGCGGTAATAAGCGCGGACCAGAAAGCTGCCCGATCCGCAGGCCGGATCGAGTACGGCAGCGTCGGCGCGGCGAATGCAAAAGGCGTTGATAACATCCACCAAATCTTCGTCGGTGTAATGCTGGCCGAACTTATGGCGTTCTTCGGGGCTAATGAGCTTTTGAAAGACGCCGCCCAAAATATCGGTCGGGACTTCCTTGAAGTTGAACTTGTCTATCGCGACGATGAACTTGCCCCAGGCTTCGAGCGAACCCGCACACGACAACGCCATCAGCGCCGATTCCTCTTTGCTTTCTGGAAAGAACACCGGTTCGTAATCGCCCGTGCGGTCAACGGCTTCCTCAAAGCGCGCCCGCAAGTAATCAAGCGCCAGTTGCGGCGTATCGGCATTACGCGGCAGTTTCAATTCGGGCAGCCGGTTGCGCGCCCGCACGGCTTGATAAAACAGGATGCGATTGCTGAGCACGTAACACATGCTGCGCGCGGTGCGGTCAATCATGTCGCGCCACGATTCCGGGTCGCTGCGGTCGAAGTTCCATTGCTGTTCGATCATCCATTTGATTAACAGCGCGTCGAACTCTTTGTTGCGGCTGGCTTCGACTTCCAAGTAATCGCGCAACTCACGCACTGGCCCCAGCGGGCCTGAGAGATGCGTTTCGAGTACGGCGATGTAAAACTCGGCAGGCGGTTGGCCGAGATTGGGTTTGACGCCCTGATAAATTTCGCTGAAGTCCGCGAAGAATTTGGGCAGAAACTCATCACGCAATTTCTGGCTGACCAATTCGCGCGCCACATCGGTCGGCTTGTTCAGTTCGAGGCCGAGCCGCCATTGCCCAATGCACCGCTCGTGCATGGATTCGGCGTCCCACAACGAACGATCAAAGAGCGCCAGATGCTCGACGTTCCAGGTGAAAAAGTAGCGGCAGTTTTCGGCGGTGGCTTTGTTGAAAGCGTCCTGCATCAGCGCCAGATCGAAGGGTGAGCGGCCTTGCGGTGTGCCGGGCAGTTTGACTTCGCCACACAAGGCCAGCTTGCCTTGCCCGCCCGATTGTCGCGCGTAAAAGCGCAGGTCTTGGCGCTTCTGGCTGCCGCGACCAAAGCTCTCGATGTCGGATGACCCCAAAGACAGACGCGGGTCTTCGTCAAAAAGCTTTTCCGCCCATTTCGCCACCTCGGCGCAAAAGGCGACTTCGTGTTTGCGAGCTGATTCTTTTGCCATTCGAGATTGTTACAGATTGCAGAGGTGCGTCATTGATAGGATTAGTCTTCGTCTCCAAAAATCGCGTCCACGTCTCTGGCCGCGTGCAGGATGCGCAGAATCTCGATGCGATTGCCGAGTGGGCGGTAGAAGATACGGTACTTATCGAAGCCTTTGATAGGCCACATGCGCACGTTGACGAGCATTGCATTGTTGAAGCGGCGGCGGTTGCCGATCTCCGGCATTTCACAGATACGGTCAAAGGCCGCCAGCGTCGCGGTAAAGAAGCGGTCAGCGACTTCCCAGTCAGCAGCCTCGCAGAAGTAGGCAAACTGTTCGGCGAAATCGCTGCCCGCGTCTGCTGAAAGAAAGTAGCGCCGTTTCAGCTTCATTGCTTGGTCTGTGGTTGGTATTGCGCGACGAGTTCGGCTTTCTTTTGCGCCCAATACTCCGGCGTGCCCTCAATCCAGGTATCGTTTTCGATGGCATTGACGAGCAATTGTTCCAACTCCGCTTGGGCTTGGCGTTGTTGGTCGGCACGAATCAGTTGGCGCAGATAATCGCCTGGCTCGGCCAAGCCTTCCAGCGCTGCCCGCTGTTCGAGGTAGCTTTTCTGCGAGGTCAGCACGGGAATCTTTAAGCTGGTAAGTGTGTCTTGCGTTTCAGTCTTCATCTTAATTCTCCCTCAGTAATTCTCAGTAGTCTCTGTAAGCACAAACGCAATTTGATTATGCCGAAGTCATGTCAAGGCGACAAGCATTGTGCCGCTGTTCCAACTGAGCAGCGGCACTTGTCTTTAGTGCTGCGCGACACAGCGGCGATTGCCATTTCGCGGCCTGCCTCGTAAACTGCGCCCGCATTCGCATTCAAATCCACCTCTAACAGGAAGACTATGAGCAAGAACATTACTCGTCGCACATTTGTCACTACGTCCACGGCATCTGTCATTGCGACTGCCGCTAGCGCCCGCCGCGTGCCGGGCGCGAATGGCCGGTTGCGCGTCGGCGTTATCGGCTGTGGCGGTCAGTCGCAGGGCTCGCACATTCCGCCCTTACTGAAGATGAAAGACAGCGACAACGTAGACATCGTTGCCGTTTGCGATGTTTACCAAAAACGGCTGGATCAGGTCGTCGAAAAGACCGGCGCGAAACCGTTCAAAGAATACCGCCAGTTGCTCGAGCAGAAAGATATTGATTACGTCACCATCGTCACGCCCGAACACTGGCACGCGCGCATGACGCTGGATGCCGCCGATGCGGGCAAGCACATCTATTGCGAAAAGCCGATGACGTGGTCTATCGAAGAGGCTAAGAAAGTCGTCGCCAAAATCAAACAGACCGGCGTCAAAATGCAGGTCGGTGTGCAAGGCATGTCCGATGACTCATACGAAGTGGCGCAAAAGATGATCAAAGAGGGCAAGATCGGCACACCCATCCAGGCGCAGATTGATTATTCGCGCAACCACAAGCGCGATTTCTGGGTGGACGATAATCCAGACCAGGACGTCAAACCCGGCGTCAATCTGGACTGGAACGCTTTTCTGGGCCAAGCGCCGAAACGTCCGTTTGATCTCGACCGCTTTCTGCACTGGCGGCGCTATTGGGATTATTCCGGCGGCATCGCGACCGACCTGTTCGTACACCGCATCACGCGCATGATTCGCGCGCTCGATTTGAAATTCCCGGATAAGGTTTGCGCCGTGGGCGGCAAGTGGGAGTTTCGTCAGAGTCCGGCGGAGATTCCCGATACGTTCAACATGATGCTGGATTATCCGCAAGGCCTGTCGGTGGTGGTGCTGTCTTCGATGGCGAATGCCGAGCCAATTCCGCACGTCATTCGCGGCCACGAGGCGACGCTCGAATTCACGCGCAGCGGCTTCGTGATTCGCCCCGAAGGCCGCCTGAACAGAGAAGGTGGCAAGGAAGTCATCACGCACCAAAAGACGGGCGGCGAAGACACCTTGCTGCACCATCGCAACCTGCAAGACGCGATTCGCAATGGCGCGGCGATCAAGACCGATGTGATGACGGGCTATTACGGCATCGTGGCCGTGCGCATGGCAATTGATTCGTATCGGAAGCGGAAATATATGCGCTGGGACCCGGTCAGGGAGCGTTCGGTCGAAGCATAAGGCCGGTACGGTACCGCGCGCGTGAGCAAGCGGAGACTGCACCGTTGCGCCAGTTCGCCTGACTTGACGCGCCGCTTGCTCACGCGCGCGGTACCGGCTCGGCGTGGCTGGTCGTTTGTATTCTTAGCTTGGCTTCAGAGACTTAATTCAAGCCGCCTTGCCCGCCAGCCACTCCAATTCCGTCTGCGCTGCCTTCAGCGTTGCCCGCAACATTGCCCCGAACGGCGAGCTTTGCGTGAAGGCCGCCGCGACCGCATACAACGTCAGCGGCGAAAAATGCGCCTCGTTGGCGATGGCGAAGATCGGTTCCCAGCGTTCCGGTTGAAATTTAGATTTGAAAGCATCCAAACCGTCAAAGTTATAAAACCGCCGCCCGTGCGCACGCACCCAAGCCAGCACCAGGCGCAGCCAAAGCGGGTTGGGATTCGCGCCAGCCAACGCGCGGTGTGAGAGCGGCGATAGGCCCAGCGTGACGAATTCGCTGCCGTCAGAGGCCAGCGTGCGAATCGCCGTATCAATCATCAATTCACTGGTGCCGTTGACGGCACCGCGCCCGCGTATGATCTGTTCGATCAACCAGCCCTGCCGGCGTGGTACGGGCGAAGCGACGACAAATCCGACGATCTCATTACGCCGTTCGGCCACAAAGATGCGCCGGTCATAGAGCCGTTCCAACGTCATCGGTTCAATCAAAAAATGCAACGTCGGAAAGCTGCGCGTTGCCAGCCATTCGCGCAAACAGCGCAACAATTCAGGCGCGCGGCGGGCGCGTTCGACCGGCCATTCGCTGACCGTCACGGCTTTGTTGCGAGCGCGGTTCAGTTGCGCTTTTAAGGAAGAGCGCTGTTCAAAGGCGCGTGACCATTGCTGCGGTTGCCACGCCGGTTGCGCACCCAGCACGACCATCGAGTGCTTGGCCGATTCACGCAGCACGTTTTCTAACCGCGATTCGGCGCAGAAATAACAAACGCGCTGTCCGGCAGCCGTGCTGGCGCTTTCAAATTCGCCGACGACTTCGGCCAGTCGCGCTTGTTCGCACACAGGCGCGCCCGCGACGATGCGCACGCCGTGGTGTTCGACAAAACCGAGCACCGCGTCACCCGCGGATGAAAACCAATGTGATATGCCGGGATTGAGAATCTGGTAGGCTGTCGAGTTCCAGCCGTGGCGCAACACCAGTGCGCGCACGCGCTGCAACTCCGGCGGGATCGTGTTGAACTGCTGCCACTCCATCTAGCCGGAGTATTGGAGACGGCAGCAATGATTGCAAAAGGGATTGCAAAAGGGATTGCAAAAGGGGCCGTCGCCTCAACCCGCGTATTCGTTCATTGGCAAGCCGCACACGCCGGGACGACATTTGAAAATACTCCCCGCCAATGGCTGTCCGGCCAGCTTCTCCGCGCTCAGCCGCGTGCGCGCCGACGTGATGTAAAGCGTCCCAAAATCCGCGCCGCCAAACACACACGACGTTGGGCGCGACACCGGCACTTTGATCTCGGCCAACTCTTCGCCCGTTTGCGGATTCCAGCGGCAAATGTGCCCGCCATCCCAATGCGCGACCCAGAGCATGCCCTCTTCATCAATCGTCATCCCGTCGGGATAGCCGTGCGCGCTGCCGTCCACGCGAATCACCTCGCGCCGGTTGGCAAGCGCGCCGCTTACCTTATCGTAGTCATACGCGACCACGCACTGCTGCGGCGAATCAATGTAGTACATCGTCCGTTCGTCGCGCGTCCACGCCAGGCCATTCGAAATCCACACGCCCGGTTCTTTCAACACAACGTTGTGGTTGGCATTCAGGCACCAGAGATTGCCTTGGCCTTCGCCGTGGTCTTCGTCCAGCGCCAGCGAACCGGCCCAGAACCGGCCCGCCGGATCGCACTTGCCATCGTTAAACCGATTGCCCGGCAGATGTGATTCGGCATCCGCGATGGGTGTGAGGGCGCCGGTTGCCAAGTCCAGCGCCGCAAAGCCGCTTTTCAAGGCCAGCACCAAACCGCCTGCTGCTTTGACCGCTGCCGAACCGACGAACTCGCCCACGTTGATGACGCGATGCGCCCGCGTGGCCGGGTTGTAAATGTGAACGCGGTAGCCCTCAATGTCTACCCAATAGAGTTGCTGTGTGCGCCAGTCCCAAACCGGCCCTTCGCCCAACAGTGAGTCGTGCTGGAATTCCAATTCTGCTGTAAGTGCTGACATGAAGTTGATCCTTGGTTAGTGATGTCCGGCAAGCTGCCAGCTTGCCGGACGCTTAGCAGTAAAACCCATTGTTCGCCAGCCGCGACCCCGGCAAGCTGGCAGCTTGCCGGACATCCTGGCGGCTTCAGCGCGCCGCGCCCACCAACACAAACGGCGCCCAGTAATACGGATGCCGCCACGCCGGTTGTTGTCCGCGCAATAATTCCAGCTTGGCTTGGCGCAAGGCGTCGTCCTTGTTTTGTCCTTGCCGCAGATTTTTATAAAACGCCTTCATCAGCGAGGCCGTGGCGATGTCGTTGACGTTCCAGAGGCTAACGACGACGCTTTCGGCCCCGGCGTAAAGAAACGCGCGCGTTAAACCGATGATGCCTTCGCCGTAAAGCATGTGGCCCAGACCCGTGCGGCAGGCCGAGAGCGTGACCAGCTCGGCGTTCAGTTTCAGCCGCATCACTTCGGCCATTTGCAACGCGCCGTCTTCTCTTTTGTCATTCGCTTGATCGTCAACCGGAGCCGACAACACGATGGCCGAGCGCGCCGGGAATTCTTCGTCCACCAGCGCGTGCGTGGCGAAATGTACGTAGCGGTATTGGCCGAGCGCTGCGGCCTTGACGCTCCCCTCGGTTGCTTCCGCGCCGAGCAGCACGCGACGTTCGTTGGCGGGGAACAGCGCGGCGATTTCGTTGACCTCGTTGCGCGTGTACGGCAATGGCCGTAAGTCGGGGCCGCGCTCATTGTGTTGGATCGTCGGTACGCTTTCGGTTTCGGTTTTGGCATAGACCGGATCGCCGAACGCGATGAGACCCTTTGCCTCAGCCACGTTGGTTTTGAGCGCACGCAACGCGGCCAGGGCCGAAGCCGAGGGTGCATAACTGATGGCGAAACGTTCGAGCAGGAAGGCGGACGCGCCACGTTGCGTTTTGCCTGCCAGCGTCTCAAACGGCAAATAGGCCAGTACGCCATCGGGCACGATGATCAGTTTGCGCGCGGCGGTCAGGCGCGCTTCCAGCGGTTGAAAGAGCTTTTCATACAGCAACTGGCTTTGCGCTTTGAGCTTCGCTATGGCCTGCGCCGCCGTGGTCG is a genomic window of Acidobacteriota bacterium containing:
- the gyrB gene encoding DNA topoisomerase (ATP-hydrolyzing) subunit B, whose translation is MTEQEKQQHGEDGYGADSITVLEGREAVRKRPAMYIGSNGDLGLHHLVYEIVDNSVDEALAGYCDTINVTIHLDNSITVEDNGRGIPVDMHQTEKKPAAEVVMTVLHAGGKFDSNAYKVSGGLHGVGASCVNFLSEWLRMEIRRQGAVYEMEFRQGIKSEDLVKTGKTTKTGTKISFKPDPEIFTTTEYSFDRLSERLREKAFLNKGIRITITDERTEEEKKHEFLYEGGIAEFVAHLNKNKSVLHAKPLYFERTPSGENGDDLTVEVAIQYNDAYDEKVFAFANNINTVDGGTHLSGFRSALSKAISRYATTANILKDFKGSLTGDDVREGLVAVISVKIPQPQFEGQTKGKLNSDVKGPVDSFIYEKLSQYFEEHPAVAKAIVGKAVEAARGREAARKAREIVRKGALSGSGLPGKLADCAEKDPAQCEIYIVEGDSAGGSAKQGRDRKTQAILPLKGKILNVERARFDKMLGHGEIKALITALGTGIGKDDFNVNNLRYHKIILMTDADVDGSHIRTLLLTFFYRQMPQLLEHKVETVDENGEKQTETRGYIYIAQPPLYKIKKGKTERYIKDDREMNRYLMRKATEDVRVTIKQTGETIEGRDLTTLLEKMVEFSGYYHKLSRRLHDRRIVEALLETMSGKDGLMQERRKLHDVFASEELLGRVEAAIAAAGFDTELTSDEEHGLSSIEIRYENSTTTAQINWDLATLVEFQRSVELYKQLAQLHQPPFIIKEGATETEVESRDDLLNHVLAAAKKDLHIQRYKGLGEMNPEQLWETTMDPEKRTLLQVRIDDAVETDQIFTVLMGDQVEPRRRFIEDNALDVKNLDV
- a CDS encoding N-6 DNA methylase yields the protein MAKESARKHEVAFCAEVAKWAEKLFDEDPRLSLGSSDIESFGRGSQKRQDLRFYARQSGGQGKLALCGEVKLPGTPQGRSPFDLALMQDAFNKATAENCRYFFTWNVEHLALFDRSLWDAESMHERCIGQWRLGLELNKPTDVARELVSQKLRDEFLPKFFADFSEIYQGVKPNLGQPPAEFYIAVLETHLSGPLGPVRELRDYLEVEASRNKEFDALLIKWMIEQQWNFDRSDPESWRDMIDRTARSMCYVLSNRILFYQAVRARNRLPELKLPRNADTPQLALDYLRARFEEAVDRTGDYEPVFFPESKEESALMALSCAGSLEAWGKFIVAIDKFNFKEVPTDILGGVFQKLISPEERHKFGQHYTDEDLVDVINAFCIRRADAAVLDPACGSGSFLVRAYYRKHQLDKRLTNQELLSGLYGCDINPFPAHLATLNLAARNISNEENYPRIARRNFFTVEPNKMFCELPRHALGGKLERYDVVLPALDAVVGNPPYVRHEEIPKAAKGVIRDQTKEHLYELVTRAWPGIGLSKQSDLHVYFWPAAARFLKADGWFGFLVSSSWLDARYGFALQEWILRYFKLVALIESVDEPWFEDARVKTVAVILQRCDDEAARNANLTRFVRLKRPLKEILGARGSREEGAEPLRQAAAERLRDLMLKARSDQSTDDWRIMQRAQSELWQEGLSVAQMFARQKVLVAAQQTTAGAEDEEDFEETDDVPARETGQVALPTNQSEYGGGKWGRYLRAPDFYFDVMRRFGARFTRLGDVATIKRGITSGCDAFFMPRNVSAELLAKYQTEAEWKILPLMHRCSRAAVASGELVIVRCGDNTLHPIEAHFVKPEVHSLMQVDRPVVTPEQLNRVVLWVNQELKEIKGTLAYKFIIWGSKETFASKKSKSVPVPQRATCAGRPRWYDLTGIETGIGFWPKSQQYRHIIPANTYSLNCNCNLYDLHSLLGSSLATRALMPLLNSTLIALIKCFFGRYAGTEGNLKTEVVDTVLIEIPDPRHITEALLQRLETAFAAL
- a CDS encoding type II toxin-antitoxin system RelE/ParE family toxin produces the protein MKLKRRYFLSADAGSDFAEQFAYFCEAADWEVADRFFTATLAAFDRICEMPEIGNRRRFNNAMLVNVRMWPIKGFDKYRIFYRPLGNRIEILRILHAARDVDAIFGDED
- a CDS encoding type II toxin-antitoxin system ParD family antitoxin — its product is MKTETQDTLTSLKIPVLTSQKSYLEQRAALEGLAEPGDYLRQLIRADQQRQAQAELEQLLVNAIENDTWIEGTPEYWAQKKAELVAQYQPQTKQ
- a CDS encoding Gfo/Idh/MocA family oxidoreductase, with amino-acid sequence MSKNITRRTFVTTSTASVIATAASARRVPGANGRLRVGVIGCGGQSQGSHIPPLLKMKDSDNVDIVAVCDVYQKRLDQVVEKTGAKPFKEYRQLLEQKDIDYVTIVTPEHWHARMTLDAADAGKHIYCEKPMTWSIEEAKKVVAKIKQTGVKMQVGVQGMSDDSYEVAQKMIKEGKIGTPIQAQIDYSRNHKRDFWVDDNPDQDVKPGVNLDWNAFLGQAPKRPFDLDRFLHWRRYWDYSGGIATDLFVHRITRMIRALDLKFPDKVCAVGGKWEFRQSPAEIPDTFNMMLDYPQGLSVVVLSSMANAEPIPHVIRGHEATLEFTRSGFVIRPEGRLNREGGKEVITHQKTGGEDTLLHHRNLQDAIRNGAAIKTDVMTGYYGIVAVRMAIDSYRKRKYMRWDPVRERSVEA
- a CDS encoding DUF2156 domain-containing protein translates to MEWQQFNTIPPELQRVRALVLRHGWNSTAYQILNPGISHWFSSAGDAVLGFVEHHGVRIVAGAPVCEQARLAEVVGEFESASTAAGQRVCYFCAESRLENVLRESAKHSMVVLGAQPAWQPQQWSRAFEQRSSLKAQLNRARNKAVTVSEWPVERARRAPELLRCLREWLATRSFPTLHFLIEPMTLERLYDRRIFVAERRNEIVGFVVASPVPRRQGWLIEQIIRGRGAVNGTSELMIDTAIRTLASDGSEFVTLGLSPLSHRALAGANPNPLWLRLVLAWVRAHGRRFYNFDGLDAFKSKFQPERWEPIFAIANEAHFSPLTLYAVAAAFTQSSPFGAMLRATLKAAQTELEWLAGKAA
- a CDS encoding SMP-30/gluconolactonase/LRE family protein encodes the protein MSALTAELEFQHDSLLGEGPVWDWRTQQLYWVDIEGYRVHIYNPATRAHRVINVGEFVGSAAVKAAGGLVLALKSGFAALDLATGALTPIADAESHLPGNRFNDGKCDPAGRFWAGSLALDEDHGEGQGNLWCLNANHNVVLKEPGVWISNGLAWTRDERTMYYIDSPQQCVVAYDYDKVSGALANRREVIRVDGSAHGYPDGMTIDEEGMLWVAHWDGGHICRWNPQTGEELAEIKVPVSRPTSCVFGGADFGTLYITSARTRLSAEKLAGQPLAGSIFKCRPGVCGLPMNEYAG